One region of Cyanobium sp. M30B3 genomic DNA includes:
- the pstS gene encoding phosphate ABC transporter substrate-binding protein PstS gives MQRTRLLATGAVVAVGLLASACGGGGTKQLPTISGAGASFPAAAYQRWAKDYAAETGNQVNYQSVGSGAGVRQFLAGSVDFGATDEQLADEDFSKGAAGERGAVQIPMLGGTVPVAYNNANCPDLKLTQAQVADIFLGKITNWKDLGCPDGPITVAHRSDGSGTTYAFTNSLACFSEEWKEKVGVGKAVNWPVGVGGKGNEGVAGVLSNTPGSIGYVNQAFVRGELKSAAIQNKEGNFVVADAASGAAALNGVVLDERLGGEDCNPAGADSFPIVAFTWILAYQSGQGAEKAEAVRTFLTWSLQDGPQATAAELGYVPIKGDVLQRALAEIEKIKE, from the coding sequence ATGCAAAGAACGAGACTTCTCGCCACCGGCGCTGTCGTTGCGGTGGGCTTGCTGGCCTCCGCCTGCGGCGGCGGCGGCACCAAGCAACTGCCCACCATCAGCGGCGCCGGCGCCTCCTTCCCGGCGGCCGCCTACCAGCGCTGGGCCAAGGACTATGCCGCCGAGACCGGCAACCAGGTGAACTACCAGTCGGTGGGCTCGGGCGCCGGCGTGCGCCAGTTCCTGGCCGGTTCGGTGGACTTCGGCGCCACCGATGAACAGCTGGCCGACGAGGACTTCAGCAAAGGCGCCGCGGGTGAGCGTGGAGCCGTGCAGATCCCGATGCTGGGGGGCACGGTGCCGGTGGCCTACAACAATGCCAATTGCCCCGATCTCAAGCTCACCCAGGCCCAAGTGGCCGACATCTTCCTCGGCAAGATCACCAACTGGAAAGACCTGGGCTGCCCCGATGGCCCGATCACGGTGGCCCACCGCTCTGATGGCAGCGGCACCACCTACGCCTTCACCAACTCCCTGGCCTGCTTCTCCGAGGAGTGGAAGGAGAAGGTGGGTGTGGGCAAGGCCGTCAACTGGCCCGTGGGCGTGGGCGGCAAGGGCAACGAGGGCGTGGCCGGCGTGCTCAGCAACACCCCGGGCTCGATCGGCTATGTGAACCAGGCCTTCGTGCGTGGTGAGCTCAAGTCGGCCGCCATCCAGAACAAGGAAGGCAACTTCGTGGTGGCCGACGCCGCCAGCGGTGCCGCTGCCCTTAACGGCGTGGTGCTGGACGAGCGCCTCGGCGGTGAGGACTGCAACCCGGCCGGTGCCGACAGCTTCCCGATCGTGGCCTTCACCTGGATCCTGGCCTACCAGAGCGGCCAAGGGGCCGAGAAGGCCGAGGCCGTGCGCACCTTCCTCACCTGGTCCCTGCAGGACGGCCCCCAGGCCACCGCCGCCGAGCTGGGCTACGTGCCCATCAAGGGCGATGTGCTCCAGCGTGCCCTGGCCGAGATCGAGAAGATCAAGGAGTGA
- a CDS encoding TMEM165/GDT1 family protein — translation MPLPLSSTPSLAAVGASFTAITLAELGDKTFFMALILATRHRGRLVFIGAFAALAVVTLISLGLGYGLRELLPATLLPWLAAALFSLFGLKLLVDAQRLEAGNDDEEREAQQAIEQAESRRPISRPWAVIWEAFALVFIAELGDRTQLATMFLATAPAFTFAGLLAGSLAGHAAVTGVAVGSGKWIGARIHERWLYRLSGGLFVVFGLVALRQALG, via the coding sequence ATGCCACTCCCCCTCTCATCCACCCCCAGCCTGGCGGCCGTTGGCGCCAGTTTCACCGCCATCACCCTGGCGGAGCTGGGCGACAAGACCTTCTTCATGGCCCTGATCCTGGCCACGCGCCATCGGGGTCGCCTTGTGTTCATCGGCGCCTTCGCCGCCCTGGCGGTGGTGACCCTGATCTCCCTGGGGCTGGGCTATGGGCTGCGGGAGCTCCTGCCCGCCACCTTGCTGCCCTGGCTGGCGGCGGCCCTGTTCAGCCTCTTCGGTCTCAAATTGCTGGTGGATGCCCAGCGGCTGGAGGCCGGCAACGACGACGAGGAACGGGAGGCCCAGCAGGCCATCGAGCAGGCTGAGAGCCGGCGGCCGATCAGCAGGCCATGGGCCGTGATCTGGGAGGCCTTCGCCCTGGTGTTCATCGCCGAACTGGGCGACCGCACCCAGCTGGCCACGATGTTTCTGGCCACCGCGCCGGCCTTCACCTTTGCAGGCCTGCTGGCGGGCAGCCTGGCCGGCCATGCCGCGGTGACCGGCGTGGCGGTGGGTTCCGGCAAGTGGATCGGCGCAAGGATCCATGAGCGCTGGCTCTACCGGCTCAGCGGTGGCCTGTTCGTGGTCTTTGGGCTCGTTGCCCTCAGGCAGGCCCTGGGCTGA
- a CDS encoding SulP family inorganic anion transporter, with translation MFRVLKGWSLIPNRQAFPTDILAGLVVALGIIPEAIAFSIVAGVDPQVGLFGSICILIVVALLGGRPGMVSACTAGVALLMGGLVQSHGLSYLLAASILAGVFQILWGYLRLAQQMRFVPRAVTVGFVNAIGVLIFMAQLPQLGIGRDGGETIPSLAATGQSISWPWVWALVALGLLIIYLLPRLTKLVPSTLVAILVISGLAEWLQLPIPRVGDLGQLPSSLPVFQIPAVFGSWATWGIILPTALAISFVGLLQSFLTANVVEDMLDQEADYEAEARAQGFANITAGLFGGMAGAGMIGQSVINLNSGGRHRLSTLTAGVGLLILVISLSSWLARIPMAALVAVMIMVSISTVNWDSFLKARLVPKSDTAVMLLTLALALITRNLAIAVLVGVALAGILFSRKVAKVISVSATQLADDHLYYAVQGQLFFVSTVYFLAGFKRHAHPARVTIDMAQAHVWDQTGMRALDQVIRKLQQGGSTVELINLNQESLDLFDRISETPDFVIGARCDLPPATPAASS, from the coding sequence TTGTTTCGCGTGTTGAAAGGTTGGTCCTTGATCCCCAACCGCCAGGCGTTTCCCACTGACATCCTGGCCGGCCTTGTTGTAGCCCTCGGTATCATCCCCGAGGCCATTGCCTTCTCGATTGTGGCCGGCGTGGATCCCCAGGTGGGATTGTTCGGCTCGATCTGCATTCTGATCGTGGTGGCCCTGCTGGGCGGCCGCCCTGGCATGGTGTCGGCCTGCACAGCCGGTGTGGCCCTGCTGATGGGCGGCCTGGTGCAATCCCACGGCCTCAGCTATCTCCTGGCCGCCTCCATCCTGGCGGGCGTGTTTCAGATTCTCTGGGGCTATCTGCGGCTGGCCCAGCAAATGCGCTTCGTGCCCCGGGCCGTGACCGTGGGCTTTGTGAACGCCATCGGTGTCCTTATTTTCATGGCCCAACTGCCCCAGCTGGGCATCGGCCGCGACGGTGGCGAAACCATCCCCAGCCTGGCCGCCACAGGGCAAAGCATCAGCTGGCCATGGGTGTGGGCTCTGGTGGCCCTGGGGCTGCTGATCATCTATCTGCTGCCAAGGCTCACCAAGCTGGTGCCCTCCACCCTGGTGGCCATCCTGGTGATCAGCGGCCTGGCGGAATGGCTGCAGTTGCCGATTCCCCGGGTGGGTGATCTGGGCCAGCTGCCCAGCAGCCTGCCCGTGTTCCAGATCCCGGCGGTGTTCGGCTCCTGGGCCACCTGGGGCATCATCCTGCCCACGGCCCTGGCGATCTCGTTTGTGGGGCTGTTGCAGTCGTTCCTCACCGCCAATGTGGTGGAAGACATGCTCGATCAGGAGGCCGACTACGAAGCCGAGGCCCGCGCCCAGGGCTTCGCCAACATCACCGCGGGCCTGTTTGGCGGCATGGCCGGCGCCGGCATGATCGGCCAATCGGTGATCAACCTGAACTCCGGCGGCCGCCATCGCCTCTCCACCCTCACCGCCGGCGTGGGGCTGCTGATACTGGTGATCTCCCTGAGCAGCTGGCTGGCCCGCATCCCGATGGCGGCGCTGGTGGCGGTGATGATCATGGTGTCGATCAGCACGGTGAACTGGGATTCCTTCCTGAAGGCCAGGCTGGTGCCCAAGAGTGACACCGCGGTGATGCTGCTCACCCTGGCGCTGGCCCTGATCACCCGCAACCTGGCCATCGCCGTGCTGGTGGGTGTGGCCCTGGCCGGCATTCTGTTCAGCCGCAAGGTGGCCAAGGTGATCTCCGTCAGCGCCACCCAGCTCGCCGACGATCACCTCTACTACGCGGTGCAGGGACAGCTGTTCTTTGTGAGCACGGTGTATTTTCTGGCGGGCTTCAAACGCCACGCCCACCCGGCCCGCGTCACGATCGACATGGCCCAGGCCCACGTGTGGGACCAGACCGGCATGCGCGCCCTCGATCAGGTGATCCGCAAGCTGCAGCAGGGGGGCTCCACGGTGGAGCTGATCAACCTCAACCAAGAAAGCCTGGATCTGTTCGATCGCATCAGTGAAACGCCCGATTTTGTGATCGGAGCCCGCTGCGATCTACCACCAGCAACACCGGCTGCATCCTCCTGA
- the arsJ gene encoding organoarsenical effux MFS transporter ArsJ, translating to MKALSPVQQYGIITANNWAFTVTDGALRMLVVFHFFQLGYTTLQIAFLFIFYEFFGILTNLYGGWLGARFGLKLTLWIGTLLQIGALLLLVPVADTWPKALSVAWVMVAQAISGIAKDLEKMSAKSAIRVVVPETPDDQAKGEQQLFRWVAILTGAKNGLKGLGFFVGGLLLYAVGFNKAVIVMAVWLALAFLLTLLLPRDIGRMKSKPAFKALFSKSEGINVLSMARFFLFGARDVWFVVALPVFLQSTLGWRFWEVGGFMGLWVIGYGIVQGTAPSLRRAWGQTRPPGPSAVQFWAGLLTAIPALMAITLWREVGNPALTVVVGLAVFGVVFAMNSSIHSYMILAYTEAEDVSLNVGFYYMANAAGRLAGTLLSGALFLVGGIQACLWASAVMVGMAALVSLRLPQPPRQLAPAT from the coding sequence ATGAAAGCCCTCTCCCCTGTGCAGCAGTACGGGATCATCACCGCCAACAACTGGGCGTTCACGGTGACCGATGGGGCGCTGCGCATGCTCGTGGTGTTCCACTTCTTCCAATTGGGTTACACCACCCTGCAGATTGCCTTCCTGTTCATCTTCTATGAGTTCTTCGGCATTCTCACCAACCTCTACGGCGGCTGGCTGGGCGCCCGCTTCGGCCTCAAGCTCACCCTCTGGATCGGCACGTTGCTGCAGATCGGCGCCCTGCTGCTGCTGGTGCCGGTGGCCGACACCTGGCCCAAGGCGTTGTCGGTGGCCTGGGTGATGGTGGCCCAGGCGATCAGCGGCATCGCCAAGGATCTGGAGAAGATGAGCGCCAAGAGCGCTATCCGGGTGGTGGTGCCGGAAACTCCGGATGATCAGGCCAAGGGCGAGCAGCAGCTGTTCCGCTGGGTGGCCATCCTCACCGGCGCCAAGAATGGCCTCAAGGGCCTGGGTTTCTTCGTGGGCGGCCTGCTGCTCTATGCGGTGGGCTTCAACAAAGCGGTGATCGTGATGGCGGTGTGGCTGGCCCTGGCCTTCCTGCTCACCCTGCTGCTGCCGCGCGACATCGGCCGGATGAAGAGCAAGCCCGCCTTCAAGGCCCTGTTCTCCAAGAGCGAGGGCATCAACGTGCTCTCGATGGCCCGCTTTTTCCTGTTCGGCGCCCGCGATGTGTGGTTCGTGGTGGCCCTGCCCGTGTTCCTGCAGTCCACCCTGGGCTGGCGTTTCTGGGAAGTGGGCGGCTTCATGGGCCTGTGGGTGATCGGCTACGGCATCGTGCAGGGCACAGCCCCCAGCCTGCGCCGCGCCTGGGGCCAGACCCGGCCGCCCGGCCCCAGCGCCGTGCAGTTCTGGGCCGGCCTGCTCACCGCCATCCCCGCCCTGATGGCGATCACCCTCTGGCGTGAGGTGGGCAACCCCGCCCTCACGGTGGTGGTGGGCCTGGCGGTGTTCGGGGTGGTGTTCGCCATGAATTCCTCGATCCACAGCTACATGATCCTGGCCTACACGGAGGCCGAGGATGTGAGCCTGAATGTGGGCTTCTATTACATGGCCAATGCCGCCGGCCGCCTGGCGGGCACCCTGCTCTCGGGCGCCCTGTTCCTGGTGGGTGGGATCCAGGCCTGCCTGTGGGCCTCGGCCGTGATGGTGGGGATGGCCGCCCTGGTGAGCCTGCGGCTGCCCCAGCCGCCCCGGCAGCTGGCCCCAGCCACCTAG
- a CDS encoding CrcB family protein produces the protein MNHHLRRELRDLALVAGGAIPGALLRWQLELVAASATSPGLRAISGADLLANLIGCLLIGMLLAQPPRRTRLYLWGGIGFCGSLTTFSSWMLELVRGLEAGKPDEVVALLAMSLLGGLALVQLGFGVIKKRS, from the coding sequence ATGAACCACCATCTGCGCCGTGAGTTGCGCGACCTGGCCCTGGTGGCCGGCGGCGCCATCCCGGGGGCCCTGCTGCGCTGGCAGCTGGAGCTGGTGGCCGCCTCCGCCACCAGCCCTGGTCTGCGGGCCATCAGCGGCGCCGACCTGCTGGCCAACCTGATCGGCTGCCTGCTGATCGGCATGCTGCTGGCCCAACCGCCGCGCCGCACCCGCCTCTACCTCTGGGGCGGCATCGGTTTCTGCGGCTCGCTCACCACCTTCTCCAGCTGGATGCTCGAGCTGGTGAGGGGACTCGAAGCGGGCAAGCCCGATGAGGTGGTGGCCCTCCTGGCCATGAGCCTGCTGGGGGGACTGGCCCTGGTGCAACTGGGGTTTGGCGTCATCAAGAAGCGCTCTTAG
- a CDS encoding STAS domain-containing protein, with product MSRMQTKAVQTISTANAVDDPAADLSDHERQLLNQAKGRVLLFQLNGAMIFGVAKAINREHNAIGDCDAVIFDVSEVFHLGLSTALAIENAVEDAIEAGRNIDVVGAQGTTRHQALIHAVNALG from the coding sequence ATGAGCCGCATGCAAACCAAGGCGGTGCAAACGATCAGCACCGCCAACGCAGTGGATGACCCAGCGGCTGACCTCAGCGACCACGAGCGCCAACTGCTCAACCAGGCCAAGGGACGGGTGCTGTTGTTCCAGCTCAACGGTGCCATGATTTTTGGGGTCGCCAAAGCGATCAACCGGGAGCACAACGCGATTGGGGATTGCGATGCGGTGATCTTCGATGTGTCGGAGGTGTTTCACCTCGGGCTCAGTACCGCGCTGGCGATCGAAAACGCTGTGGAAGACGCGATTGAAGCCGGCCGCAACATCGATGTGGTGGGCGCCCAGGGCACCACCCGCCACCAGGCCCTGATTCACGCCGTGAACGCCCTCGGCTGA
- a CDS encoding CrcB family protein has product MAEPSAALLVAIGAVPGAWLRFRLVNHLEPMLPRRHWGTFGVNVIAAFALGLVVGLEQSCGVAAQRLLLLLGTGFFGSFSTFSSFIGEVHNELRQGRWGEAALLILGSVLAGLLALKIGLLVGMEP; this is encoded by the coding sequence ATGGCTGAACCCTCCGCTGCCCTGCTGGTGGCCATCGGTGCCGTGCCCGGCGCCTGGCTGCGCTTTCGGCTGGTGAATCACCTGGAGCCGATGCTGCCGCGCAGGCACTGGGGCACGTTCGGGGTGAACGTGATCGCCGCCTTTGCCCTCGGCCTGGTGGTGGGGCTGGAGCAGAGCTGCGGCGTGGCGGCCCAACGGCTGCTGCTGCTGCTCGGCACGGGCTTTTTCGGCAGCTTCAGCACCTTTTCCAGCTTCATCGGCGAGGTGCACAACGAGCTGCGCCAGGGGCGCTGGGGCGAGGCGGCCCTGCTCATCCTGGGCTCGGTGCTGGCCGGCCTGCTGGCCCTCAAGATTGGACTGCTGGTGGGGATGGAGCCATGA
- a CDS encoding PstS family phosphate ABC transporter substrate-binding protein → MAAQRSAVLAPLLPALAALLAACGSSVPRGGAPISISGSSTVFPIIERAVEGYRKTERGRDVTVELSEVGTSGGLRQFCAGEIPIANASRPISSKELKACAENGITFIELPLAFDALSVVVNSGNDWASAITTRELARTWNKEAQGKINSWKQINIDWPERPLRLCAPGGDSGTFDYFNEAINGNKSNARTDVESSEDDNVLVACAGSDPNAMAYFGFAYYQANSDRLKVLAIAPEGGQPVLPSVKTVQDGSYKPLSRPLFIYVNDKEMRANDEIRSFVGFTVGNGLKLVEEAGYIPLPADTYRLVESKLYRHILGTSFGGELPVGLSIGEALRTSFDDHRKPEFR, encoded by the coding sequence ATGGCTGCCCAGCGTTCCGCTGTCCTGGCTCCCCTGCTCCCGGCCCTGGCCGCCCTCCTGGCGGCCTGCGGCTCCAGCGTCCCCCGGGGTGGCGCCCCGATCAGCATCAGCGGCTCCAGCACCGTGTTCCCGATCATCGAGCGGGCGGTGGAGGGCTACCGCAAAACCGAGCGGGGCCGGGATGTGACCGTCGAGCTCAGCGAGGTGGGCACCAGCGGTGGCCTGCGCCAGTTCTGCGCCGGCGAGATCCCGATCGCCAACGCCTCCCGGCCGATCAGCAGCAAGGAGCTCAAGGCCTGCGCCGAGAACGGCATCACCTTCATCGAGCTGCCCCTGGCCTTCGATGCCCTCTCGGTGGTGGTGAACAGCGGTAACGACTGGGCTTCGGCCATCACCACCCGGGAGCTGGCCCGCACCTGGAACAAGGAGGCCCAGGGCAAGATCAACAGCTGGAAGCAGATCAACATCGACTGGCCCGAGCGGCCCCTGCGGCTGTGCGCGCCAGGCGGCGATTCCGGCACCTTCGACTACTTCAACGAGGCGATCAACGGCAACAAGAGCAATGCCCGCACCGACGTGGAGAGCAGCGAGGACGACAACGTGCTGGTGGCCTGCGCGGGCAGCGATCCCAATGCCATGGCCTATTTCGGCTTCGCCTACTACCAGGCCAACAGCGACCGGCTGAAGGTGCTGGCGATCGCCCCGGAGGGTGGCCAGCCCGTGCTGCCCTCGGTGAAGACCGTGCAGGACGGCAGCTACAAGCCCCTCTCGCGGCCGCTGTTCATCTATGTGAACGACAAGGAGATGCGGGCCAACGATGAGATCCGCAGCTTCGTGGGCTTCACCGTGGGCAACGGCCTCAAGCTGGTGGAAGAAGCGGGTTACATCCCCCTGCCGGCCGACACCTACCGGCTGGTGGAATCCAAGCTGTACCGCCACATCCTGGGCACCTCCTTTGGCGGCGAGCTGCCGGTGGGCCTCAGCATCGGAGAGGCCCTGCGCACCAGCTTCGACGATCACCGCAAACCGGAATTCCGCTAG
- a CDS encoding ArsJ-associated glyceraldehyde-3-phosphate dehydrogenase produces MRVGINGFGRIGRLVFRALWGRPGIELVHINDKAGDAATAAHLLEFDSVHGRWPHAVSATGDGAGIQVDAQAIGYSQAGDPAAVPWRQAGVELVLECSGKIKTPETLEPYITELGVQRVIVACPVKGAVAGEEVLNIVFGINHGLYDPARHRVITAASCTTNCLAPVVKVVHESFGIRHGSITTLHDVTNTQVVIDSFKSDLRRSRSCLQSLIPTTTGSAKAIGMIFPELLGKLNGHAVRVPLLNASLTDAVFELERPVSVEEVNAAFEAAAKGELKGILGYETRPLVSVDYLNDSRSSIVDALSTMVVNGTQLKVFAWYDNEWGYSCRMADLACHVAALEEK; encoded by the coding sequence ATGAGAGTGGGGATCAACGGCTTCGGCCGCATCGGTCGGCTGGTGTTCCGCGCCCTCTGGGGCCGGCCCGGCATCGAGCTGGTACACATCAACGACAAGGCCGGCGACGCGGCCACCGCCGCCCACCTGCTGGAGTTCGATTCGGTGCACGGCCGCTGGCCCCATGCGGTGAGTGCCACTGGCGACGGCGCAGGCATCCAGGTGGACGCCCAGGCGATCGGCTACAGCCAGGCCGGCGATCCGGCCGCCGTGCCCTGGCGCCAGGCCGGCGTGGAACTGGTGCTGGAGTGCAGCGGCAAGATCAAGACCCCGGAAACGCTCGAGCCCTACATCACCGAACTGGGCGTGCAGCGGGTAATCGTGGCCTGCCCGGTGAAGGGCGCCGTGGCCGGCGAGGAGGTGCTCAACATCGTGTTCGGCATCAACCACGGCCTCTACGACCCCGCCCGCCACCGGGTGATCACCGCCGCCTCCTGCACCACCAACTGCCTGGCGCCGGTGGTGAAGGTGGTGCACGAGAGCTTCGGCATCCGCCACGGCTCGATCACCACCCTCCACGATGTGACCAACACCCAGGTGGTGATCGACAGCTTCAAGAGCGACCTGCGCCGCTCCCGCTCCTGCCTGCAGAGCCTGATCCCCACCACCACCGGTTCGGCCAAGGCGATCGGCATGATCTTTCCCGAGCTGCTGGGCAAGCTCAACGGCCACGCCGTGCGCGTGCCCCTGCTCAATGCCTCGCTCACCGATGCGGTGTTCGAGCTGGAGCGCCCGGTGAGCGTGGAGGAGGTGAACGCCGCCTTTGAGGCTGCAGCGAAAGGCGAGCTCAAGGGAATCCTCGGCTATGAAACCCGGCCGCTGGTGTCGGTCGACTACCTCAACGACAGCCGCAGTTCGATCGTGGATGCCCTCTCCACGATGGTGGTGAACGGCACCCAGCTCAAGGTGTTCGCCTGGTACGACAATGAGTGGGGCTACAGCTGCCGCATGGCCGACCTGGCCTGCCACGTGGCTGCTCTGGAGGAGAAGTGA